One [Clostridium] saccharolyticum WM1 DNA segment encodes these proteins:
- a CDS encoding YhgE/Pip family protein: MVPVKNILKIFTGDLKRIALNPVAVIISLGLMLIPALYAWFNIAASWDPYANTKGLKVAVVNQDKGASIDNLFDTDIDDSSFNIGEMILDELRKNEQIGWQFVNKEEAIDGVEAGKYYAAVIVPEDFSQKISSVLTSHIERPMLQYYVNEKKNAIATKITGKGVESVQQQINETFINSTSRVVGKILNKYSDGWDTNKETDRNDAVSSLTDVKADLNQLVDTITMLQSTLRTVNSLNDGMKGTLPDVSKLIDSGGKSAESAKTLIDSSRGFSDTMTGGLKDTLDQIMQIEESVYESFQVIGRLTDASADGGLDALKAMENLVSGSISQCSSVNRMLGEINQKLPVPLKEVTDLQQQLTNTVKQQQDLARKLQSAQQTVKQTKRLPDNMKEDIGNSLDTAYNSISDILDFYNGKVEIPLKDGLDKTYDTLGATSGALDSIGSMVGQMDTTLTSVTASSQSLIEALDSAVSLMNRSQDRVDDMIDGVNKLADNKQLNKIMEIMKNDPEQLSDFLKMPTDMVTNKIYPVENYGSAMAPFYTILAIWVGGLILAALVKSKVEVSRSQGLKLYETYFGRYLTFMLFGIAQALVVSLGDLYMLKIQCLYPGKFVLAAVAASIVFTNIIYAMTVSFGDVGKAIVVVFMVIQVAGSGGTFPIQVTPRFFQLVNPLLPFTHLINAMRECVGGIYGNAYWRDIGNVLVYIPLSLLIGIVLRKKVLKLNEFFEEKLSQTGIM, encoded by the coding sequence ATGGTACCTGTTAAAAACATATTGAAAATATTTACCGGTGATTTAAAGCGCATAGCGCTTAATCCGGTGGCCGTTATTATCTCACTGGGCCTTATGCTGATTCCGGCCTTATACGCATGGTTTAACATTGCTGCAAGCTGGGATCCCTATGCAAATACAAAGGGACTTAAGGTCGCGGTTGTAAATCAGGATAAAGGAGCTTCCATTGACAATTTATTTGACACGGATATTGATGATTCTTCCTTTAATATCGGTGAAATGATACTTGATGAGCTGAGAAAGAACGAGCAGATCGGCTGGCAGTTCGTCAATAAGGAGGAAGCCATAGATGGGGTGGAAGCCGGGAAATATTATGCGGCAGTCATTGTTCCGGAAGATTTCAGCCAGAAAATTTCAAGCGTTCTTACCTCTCACATTGAGCGCCCAATGCTTCAGTATTATGTAAACGAGAAGAAGAATGCCATTGCCACTAAAATTACCGGCAAAGGGGTGGAGAGCGTTCAGCAGCAGATCAACGAGACATTTATTAATTCCACCTCAAGGGTGGTTGGGAAAATCCTGAACAAATATTCCGATGGCTGGGATACAAATAAGGAAACAGACAGAAACGATGCCGTCAGTTCGCTTACGGATGTAAAGGCGGATTTGAATCAGCTTGTGGATACCATTACCATGCTTCAGTCCACCCTTCGCACCGTCAACAGCTTAAATGACGGAATGAAGGGAACTCTTCCTGATGTAAGCAAACTGATTGATTCAGGAGGGAAATCCGCTGAAAGCGCAAAAACCCTCATCGATTCCTCCAGAGGCTTTTCCGATACAATGACCGGAGGCCTTAAGGATACTTTGGATCAAATTATGCAGATAGAGGAATCGGTGTACGAATCCTTCCAGGTGATCGGCAGGCTTACGGATGCATCCGCAGACGGGGGATTGGATGCATTAAAAGCCATGGAAAATCTGGTCTCGGGGAGCATCAGCCAGTGCAGCAGTGTAAACAGAATGTTAGGAGAGATCAACCAGAAGCTGCCCGTTCCCTTAAAGGAGGTAACAGACCTTCAGCAGCAGCTTACCAATACTGTTAAACAGCAGCAGGATCTGGCCAGGAAGCTGCAGTCTGCCCAGCAGACCGTGAAGCAGACGAAAAGACTGCCGGATAACATGAAGGAAGACATCGGCAATTCTCTTGATACCGCTTACAATTCCATATCAGACATACTTGATTTTTATAACGGTAAGGTGGAGATCCCCCTAAAGGACGGCCTTGATAAGACTTATGATACTTTGGGAGCCACTTCGGGGGCTTTGGACAGCATTGGAAGCATGGTGGGCCAGATGGATACCACCCTTACCAGCGTAACGGCTTCATCCCAGAGTCTGATTGAGGCTTTGGACAGCGCTGTCAGCCTGATGAACAGGAGTCAGGACCGGGTGGATGATATGATTGACGGTGTGAATAAGCTGGCGGATAATAAGCAGTTAAACAAAATCATGGAAATCATGAAAAATGACCCGGAGCAGCTCAGTGATTTCCTTAAGATGCCCACGGATATGGTTACCAACAAGATTTACCCGGTAGAAAATTATGGTTCTGCCATGGCTCCCTTCTATACGATTCTGGCCATCTGGGTGGGAGGACTTATTTTGGCGGCACTGGTAAAGAGCAAGGTGGAAGTAAGCAGATCCCAGGGGCTTAAGCTGTATGAAACCTATTTTGGAAGGTATCTAACCTTTATGCTGTTTGGAATCGCCCAGGCCCTGGTAGTATCCCTGGGAGATTTGTATATGCTGAAGATCCAGTGCCTTTACCCGGGGAAATTCGTGTTGGCAGCCGTTGCTGCCAGCATTGTATTCACCAATATCATTTATGCCATGACAGTTTCCTTTGGAGACGTGGGCAAGGCCATTGTGGTTGTTTTCATGGTTATTCAGGTGGCAGGTTCCGGCGGTACCTTCCCCATACAGGTGACACCACGGTTTTTCCAGCTGGTGAACCCTTTGCTTCCCTTTACCCATCTCATAAATGCCATGAGAGAGTGTGTGGGCGGAATCTATGGGAATGCCTATTGGAGAGATATTGGAAACGTGCTGGTCTATATTCCCCTATCACTGCTGATTGGAATCGTATTGCGGAAGAAGGTGCTGAAACTAAATGAATTTTTTGAAGAAAAACTCAGCCAGACAGGAATTATGTAA
- the deoC gene encoding deoxyribose-phosphate aldolase translates to MENTNISQKELAAYFDHTQLRAWASHEDFVKLCEESMEYGFQMVAINPAQVVRCRKLLNGSPVHVGAAIGFPLGQTTIEDKVNETKTAILNGSHEIDYVINITELKEKNYGFIEKEMAEITEVCRKSKVISKVIFENCYLTDQEKEELCRIARNVRPDFIKTSTGFGTGGATFEDVMLMKRLVGDEIKIKAAGGVRTLDMALKMIELGVSRIGSTASVSIVEELKNRM, encoded by the coding sequence ATGGAAAATACGAACATTAGCCAGAAGGAACTGGCCGCATATTTTGACCATACCCAGCTGAGAGCCTGGGCATCCCATGAAGATTTTGTAAAGCTTTGTGAGGAAAGTATGGAATATGGCTTCCAAATGGTTGCCATTAATCCGGCTCAGGTGGTACGCTGCCGGAAACTGTTAAATGGAAGCCCGGTTCATGTGGGGGCTGCCATAGGATTTCCTTTGGGGCAGACGACCATTGAAGATAAGGTCAACGAAACAAAAACCGCTATTTTAAACGGATCCCATGAGATTGACTATGTGATCAACATTACGGAGCTGAAAGAAAAAAATTACGGTTTTATTGAAAAGGAAATGGCAGAGATCACGGAAGTGTGCAGAAAAAGCAAGGTAATATCAAAAGTGATTTTTGAAAACTGCTATTTGACAGATCAGGAGAAGGAGGAGCTGTGCCGGATCGCACGGAACGTACGTCCCGATTTTATCAAGACATCCACTGGCTTCGGAACCGGCGGAGCTACCTTTGAAGATGTGATGCTGATGAAGCGGCTGGTGGGCGATGAAATCAAAATTAAGGCGGCAGGAGGAGTAAGAACCCTTGATATGGCTTTAAAGATGATAGAGCTTGGAGTCAGCAGGATCGGTTCCACGGCTAGCGTTTCCATTGTGGAAGAGCTTAAAAACCGCATGTAG
- a CDS encoding SIS domain-containing protein yields the protein MNEKIKETMMTYVEESPEVMLRNIKNRKELTAPLIAEYEKGDYESIWIVASGSSYNGSYCARQFMRKYLKSEVKIISPFTFLCSEHDFTDRDFVFVVSQSGYSTNSIDALKMIRKQGRASIGITGNTSSDMKDYADVLIDYGVGVETVGYVTKGVTSFALFLMLFTLEAAARKGLMNEKEADAVCREMEKAAEIHETVQKETMKFIRDHYKEFTSMTNAYVCGCGANYGTALEGALKIGETVKIPSVAYESEEFLHGPNLQMTPGYTVFLIDGGNSSGRIQTIFEACREVTGRSFLITNQPGCTGEGILNLSFKLPELLTPLCYLPFFQILAYEATTALNRWKQHPLLKKMKDTAACKTENYESPDEE from the coding sequence ATGAATGAAAAAATCAAAGAAACGATGATGACGTATGTGGAGGAGTCCCCTGAGGTAATGCTTAGAAACATTAAAAACCGGAAAGAGCTGACGGCCCCCCTGATTGCAGAATATGAAAAGGGGGATTACGAAAGCATCTGGATCGTGGCTTCCGGCTCATCCTATAATGGTTCCTACTGCGCCCGCCAGTTTATGAGGAAATATTTAAAATCGGAAGTAAAGATTATATCACCCTTTACCTTTCTTTGCAGTGAACATGACTTTACGGACAGGGATTTTGTTTTTGTTGTTTCCCAAAGCGGATACAGCACCAATTCCATTGATGCCCTGAAGATGATCCGCAAACAGGGACGTGCTTCCATAGGGATAACGGGAAATACCTCCAGTGATATGAAGGATTATGCGGATGTGTTGATTGATTATGGGGTAGGAGTGGAGACCGTAGGATATGTGACAAAGGGTGTGACCTCCTTTGCATTGTTTCTGATGCTGTTTACCCTTGAGGCTGCCGCAAGAAAGGGACTGATGAATGAGAAAGAGGCAGATGCGGTGTGCCGGGAGATGGAGAAGGCCGCCGAGATCCATGAAACAGTCCAAAAGGAAACCATGAAATTTATCCGGGATCATTATAAGGAATTCACCTCCATGACAAACGCTTATGTGTGCGGCTGCGGAGCCAATTACGGTACGGCACTGGAAGGAGCTTTAAAGATTGGTGAAACCGTAAAAATTCCCTCCGTTGCTTATGAATCTGAGGAATTCCTTCATGGACCCAATCTTCAGATGACACCTGGCTACACGGTATTTCTCATTGATGGAGGAAACAGCAGCGGCCGGATCCAGACCATCTTTGAAGCATGCCGGGAGGTAACCGGCAGATCGTTCTTAATAACGAATCAGCCTGGCTGTACCGGGGAAGGGATCTTAAATCTCTCCTTTAAGCTTCCGGAGCTGCTGACTCCGCTGTGCTATCTGCCGTTTTTCCAGATCCTTGCCTATGAAGCCACCACAGCCTTAAACCGTTGGAAGCAGCATCCGTTGTTAAAGAAAATGAAAGATACTGCTGCATGTAAGACAGAAAATTATGAGAGTCCGGATGAGGAATAG
- the agaB gene encoding PTS galactosamine transporter subunit IIB, with translation MPNILLTRIDNRLVHGQVGCSWVGAIGCNLIVVADDEAAGDPVQQSLMKMTADSTGVGIRFFTLQKTIEVIHKAAPSQKIFIVVRNPQAARVLVEGGVPIDKLCIGNMHVAPGKKMSNEPHVYLGEQDLEDLRMIRGKGIDVYIQIAPGDKKHDFEVK, from the coding sequence ATGCCCAACATTCTATTAACAAGGATTGATAACCGGCTGGTACATGGCCAGGTGGGATGCTCCTGGGTAGGAGCCATTGGATGTAACCTGATCGTAGTAGCAGATGATGAAGCTGCCGGTGATCCGGTTCAGCAATCTCTGATGAAGATGACCGCAGATTCTACCGGAGTAGGGATCCGGTTCTTTACCCTTCAAAAGACCATTGAGGTCATCCATAAGGCAGCCCCAAGCCAGAAGATATTTATTGTAGTGCGAAATCCTCAGGCTGCAAGAGTACTGGTAGAAGGCGGGGTTCCCATTGATAAGCTCTGCATCGGCAATATGCATGTGGCACCGGGGAAAAAGATGTCCAATGAGCCTCATGTTTATTTGGGCGAACAGGATTTAGAGGATTTGAGAATGATCCGCGGGAAAGGGATCGATGTGTATATCCAGATTGCACCTGGAGATAAGAAGCATGATTTTGAGGTAAAGTAA
- a CDS encoding PTS mannose/fructose/sorbose/N-acetylgalactosamine transporter subunit IIC — protein MQITLIQGILLALLAFICACDACWEAFFWFRPIVVAFFAGIILGDVQVGLAAGAVAELSYLGLLTVGGTVPPDPLMAGMMTTVIAFTTGQSAETALGLSLPFALLAQWVGIVCNTTFAGFLRPLDRACENADTKKFTQIVILGIVIKAGIYALITFLSAFALQTQIAGFVNMFPEWLIHGFEISGGLLPAVGLTLLLVVMLKKQNVAYLFIGFLMMTFLKLGNILPVAIAGIAVAFIGYLNDETIKKNAVTVGGADDDGI, from the coding sequence ATGCAAATCACTTTAATCCAGGGGATTTTGCTGGCCTTACTGGCCTTTATCTGTGCCTGTGATGCCTGCTGGGAAGCCTTTTTCTGGTTCCGCCCCATCGTTGTCGCATTTTTCGCCGGAATTATCCTGGGCGATGTGCAGGTTGGCTTAGCCGCCGGTGCTGTTGCAGAACTTTCTTATCTGGGACTGCTGACCGTAGGCGGTACGGTTCCCCCTGATCCCCTTATGGCAGGTATGATGACAACGGTCATCGCATTCACCACCGGCCAGAGTGCAGAAACGGCTCTGGGTCTGTCATTGCCCTTCGCTTTGCTGGCGCAGTGGGTAGGAATTGTCTGCAACACCACGTTCGCAGGTTTTTTACGTCCTCTGGATCGTGCTTGCGAGAACGCAGATACGAAGAAATTTACACAGATCGTTATCCTGGGAATTGTAATAAAAGCGGGAATCTACGCTTTAATCACATTTCTGTCTGCCTTTGCTCTCCAGACCCAGATCGCAGGATTTGTCAACATGTTCCCGGAATGGCTGATTCACGGGTTCGAGATATCCGGCGGCCTGCTTCCTGCAGTCGGTCTTACCCTGCTACTCGTTGTCATGCTGAAAAAGCAGAACGTGGCATATCTTTTTATTGGCTTTTTAATGATGACATTCTTAAAGCTGGGCAATATCCTTCCGGTAGCTATCGCAGGAATCGCTGTTGCATTCATTGGTTATCTCAATGATGAAACCATCAAAAAGAATGCCGTAACGGTAGGAGGTGCTGACGATGACGGTATCTAG
- a CDS encoding PTS system mannose/fructose/sorbose family transporter subunit IID, producing the protein MTVSRNKLTKKDINQMSLLSILEQSCFSFERMQAPGFCLGLLPGLKKIYGSQKEEIADAMKNNMDFINTEPHMATFLQGLVLSLEENGQDRALIKNIKTGLFGPLAGLGDAIFWFTLLPISAAICCSLASGGSVLGPILYIAIWFLGAISRLWFGRMGYNMGVGAVDLISSNASAITKAAGILGMMVVGGLIPSYVSLHFAETLVAPGGVSIQAIFDSIMPNILPLGFVFTLYWLFKKKHVNTLMLIIFIILVSIVLSFFKIM; encoded by the coding sequence ATGACGGTATCTAGAAATAAATTAACAAAAAAAGATATCAACCAGATGAGCCTGCTTTCCATACTGGAACAGTCCTGCTTCAGCTTTGAGCGCATGCAGGCTCCAGGCTTCTGCCTTGGATTGCTTCCCGGATTAAAGAAGATTTACGGCAGCCAGAAGGAAGAAATCGCGGATGCCATGAAAAACAACATGGACTTTATTAACACCGAGCCCCATATGGCCACCTTCCTTCAGGGTCTCGTCCTTTCCCTGGAAGAAAACGGCCAGGACAGAGCCCTGATCAAAAATATTAAAACCGGTTTGTTCGGTCCTCTTGCAGGGCTGGGAGACGCTATCTTCTGGTTCACCCTGCTTCCTATATCGGCGGCGATCTGCTGTTCCCTTGCCAGCGGAGGCTCTGTACTGGGTCCCATCCTTTATATTGCCATCTGGTTTTTAGGTGCCATATCAAGACTGTGGTTCGGCCGTATGGGATATAACATGGGTGTGGGAGCCGTTGATTTAATCAGCTCCAACGCCAGTGCCATTACAAAGGCCGCCGGTATTCTGGGTATGATGGTAGTAGGTGGTCTGATACCAAGCTACGTATCTCTTCATTTTGCTGAAACGCTGGTTGCTCCCGGCGGCGTATCCATACAGGCGATCTTCGATTCCATTATGCCCAACATACTGCCTCTTGGGTTTGTATTTACCCTATACTGGCTGTTTAAGAAAAAGCATGTAAATACGCTGATGCTGATTATATTCATCATTCTGGTATCAATCGTATTGTCTTTCTTTAAAATCATGTAA
- a CDS encoding SIS domain-containing protein — translation MINFNEEQMIKNGEIIYRQRESIEKISDTLAKEGFDLLFFTSSGGSMAMMQPFEMWINQKSAIPTGSMISADFTAMGCNRITDKTVAFLTSKSGDTPDTVEAARFLKQRGVRLVSVTGVPDSPLEKLSDFNITYGEGRPQELVFYLLIGRLLWNQGAFPDYPRFAEELKHLAAALVEVRKQADPFCLEYAKKYCREPYHIWIGSGDLWPMAYSYSMCTLEESLWLKTKSVSSPEFFHGTLELLEDDVCVTLLVTEGPTRFLDEKVKAFARQHTHKLTCFDAGDYALPGISASFRSLLSPVIMAAVLQRVSKNMEAVTGHSLDIRRYYRKGGY, via the coding sequence ATGATTAATTTTAATGAAGAACAGATGATAAAAAACGGAGAAATCATATACAGGCAAAGAGAATCCATCGAAAAAATCTCAGATACCCTGGCAAAAGAAGGATTTGACCTTTTATTCTTCACCTCCTCCGGCGGGTCCATGGCCATGATGCAGCCCTTTGAAATGTGGATCAACCAGAAATCCGCCATACCCACAGGCTCTATGATCTCAGCGGATTTCACAGCCATGGGGTGTAACCGGATCACGGACAAAACCGTTGCATTCCTTACCTCAAAATCCGGGGATACTCCGGATACGGTAGAAGCCGCCCGTTTCTTAAAGCAGAGAGGAGTGCGGCTGGTATCTGTGACCGGCGTCCCGGACTCCCCTCTTGAGAAGCTCTCGGATTTTAACATCACTTATGGAGAGGGACGCCCTCAGGAGCTGGTTTTTTATCTGCTCATAGGCCGCCTCCTTTGGAACCAGGGGGCGTTCCCGGACTATCCTAGGTTTGCAGAAGAACTGAAACACCTGGCAGCCGCCCTTGTGGAGGTCCGGAAACAGGCAGATCCATTCTGTCTGGAATATGCAAAAAAATATTGCAGGGAGCCGTATCATATCTGGATCGGCTCCGGGGATCTCTGGCCCATGGCATACTCTTATTCCATGTGTACCCTGGAGGAATCCCTGTGGCTTAAAACAAAGTCCGTAAGCTCGCCGGAATTTTTCCATGGTACCCTTGAGCTATTGGAGGATGATGTATGCGTAACACTTCTGGTCACAGAAGGGCCTACCAGGTTTCTGGATGAAAAGGTAAAGGCATTTGCCAGACAGCACACACACAAATTAACCTGCTTTGACGCAGGAGATTACGCCCTTCCGGGAATCAGTGCTTCCTTCCGAAGCCTGCTTTCCCCCGTGATCATGGCAGCCGTGCTCCAGCGGGTGAGTAAAAATATGGAAGCAGTTACCGGCCATTCCCTGGATATCAGACGGTATTACAGGAAAGGCGGCTATTAA
- a CDS encoding PfkB family carbohydrate kinase, which produces MKFLGLGDNVIDYYVNTRDMHPGGNAVNTAVHASRLGAESAYLGNLADDKLSDVVRKALKENKVDFSHCTTVKGSTTKCCDYTVTGGEHHFAGIRLGENWSGPMTLDTHHLNYMEAFHIIHSCCNAKMESEISKAGRLPALLTYDFSVKETYRTDEYLALVCPWLDLALFSCHPMEEKDAFHFCRKIHGRGAKHVLLTMSQAGSFVSNGEIMVKGDAFHVEPVDTMGAGDAFLTAFLISLAGQGWKKGSRMGKQSLKKALEDGARYAAENCMVNGGF; this is translated from the coding sequence ATGAAATTTCTCGGTTTAGGCGATAACGTAATTGATTATTACGTAAACACCAGGGACATGCATCCCGGCGGAAATGCGGTCAATACAGCCGTTCATGCGTCCAGGCTGGGCGCTGAGTCCGCTTATCTGGGCAATCTGGCTGATGATAAACTGTCAGATGTGGTCCGCAAGGCACTTAAGGAGAATAAGGTAGATTTTTCCCACTGCACAACAGTAAAAGGAAGCACTACTAAATGCTGTGATTACACCGTGACCGGCGGAGAACATCACTTTGCCGGAATCAGGCTTGGGGAAAACTGGTCCGGCCCTATGACTCTGGACACCCACCATCTTAATTATATGGAAGCTTTTCATATCATCCACAGCTGCTGCAACGCAAAAATGGAGTCTGAAATCTCCAAGGCCGGCCGCCTTCCGGCTTTGCTTACCTATGATTTTTCTGTAAAGGAAACATACAGGACGGATGAGTATCTGGCCCTTGTATGTCCCTGGTTGGACCTTGCCCTGTTTTCCTGCCATCCCATGGAGGAAAAGGATGCCTTTCATTTCTGCCGGAAAATCCACGGCCGGGGCGCAAAGCATGTCCTTCTCACTATGAGCCAGGCAGGCTCCTTTGTATCCAATGGGGAGATCATGGTAAAAGGGGATGCCTTTCATGTGGAGCCGGTGGACACCATGGGAGCCGGTGATGCCTTTCTCACTGCCTTTCTCATAAGCCTTGCAGGCCAGGGCTGGAAAAAAGGCAGCCGGATGGGGAAACAATCCTTAAAAAAGGCCCTGGAAGACGGCGCCCGCTACGCGGCAGAAAACTGCATGGTAAATGGCGGCTTCTGA
- a CDS encoding GntR family transcriptional regulator, with protein sequence MKFGFIQIDKYSPVPLYEQLKACLIKAIRNGTLTPGQKLPTEDEICRKFSISRPVVRQAYGELDKLGLLERKRGSGSFVKSNTDRGVFLMQLVSYSEELAMIGMKAGTDLKKKEVAPYHAQIYEKLRLEPQQHCLHLERMRYADKRPFTYIENFVPMDLFPGIENHDYGTESLYHIMKDGYGIYPVKAVRSIRAEIIDPAQARLFHIERGSPVHMLESIAYDQYDRPIDYSIETYPGNTHRFDFVVYRD encoded by the coding sequence ATGAAGTTTGGATTTATACAAATTGATAAATACAGTCCGGTTCCATTGTACGAGCAGCTAAAAGCCTGCCTGATCAAGGCCATCCGAAACGGAACCCTGACTCCCGGACAAAAGCTGCCCACGGAAGATGAAATATGCCGCAAATTCAGCATATCCCGTCCTGTGGTCCGGCAGGCTTACGGGGAACTGGACAAACTTGGGCTGCTGGAGAGGAAACGGGGCTCCGGAAGCTTTGTAAAGTCAAATACAGACCGGGGAGTATTTTTGATGCAGCTTGTCAGCTACAGTGAGGAGCTGGCTATGATTGGCATGAAGGCCGGAACTGATTTAAAAAAGAAGGAAGTGGCTCCCTATCATGCACAGATATACGAAAAACTCCGTTTAGAGCCTCAGCAGCACTGCCTTCATCTGGAGCGCATGCGCTATGCGGACAAACGCCCTTTTACCTATATTGAAAATTTTGTTCCCATGGACCTGTTCCCTGGAATTGAAAACCATGATTATGGGACAGAATCTCTTTATCATATTATGAAGGATGGGTATGGCATTTATCCGGTAAAGGCGGTGAGATCCATACGGGCGGAAATCATCGATCCCGCTCAGGCACGGCTGTTTCACATTGAGAGAGGATCTCCGGTCCACATGCTGGAAAGCATCGCTTACGACCAGTATGACCGCCCCATAGACTACAGCATAGAAACATATCCAGGTAACACACACCGGTTTGACTTTGTTGTATACAGAGATTAA
- a CDS encoding PTS sugar transporter subunit IIA — MIGIIITGHGTFATGISSALELLTGHQDFIAAIDFKEDHSEEQLKENLKTAFQRFRDCGQILVLCDILGGSPFKNAVLLSFGDERIKVLYGINLGMAVELAMRCMTGQLPEADALVEELIEIGKTQIGRYRYEPVNISEESEEGI; from the coding sequence ATGATTGGAATTATTATTACGGGTCATGGAACATTTGCAACCGGCATATCAAGCGCACTGGAACTTCTTACAGGCCATCAGGATTTTATAGCTGCTATAGATTTTAAGGAGGATCACAGTGAGGAACAGCTTAAGGAGAATTTAAAAACTGCCTTCCAGCGTTTCCGGGATTGCGGGCAGATTCTGGTGCTGTGCGATATCCTGGGAGGCTCACCATTTAAAAATGCAGTGCTCTTAAGCTTTGGAGACGAACGGATCAAAGTCCTTTACGGAATAAACTTAGGCATGGCCGTGGAGCTGGCTATGCGCTGTATGACAGGACAGTTACCGGAAGCTGACGCACTGGTGGAGGAGCTTATAGAAATCGGAAAAACACAGATCGGAAGATACCGGTATGAACCGGTAAATATATCCGAAGAATCAGAGGAAGGAATTTGA
- a CDS encoding HAD family hydrolase, which translates to MIKAVIFDMDGVLIDSEIVYLNHMHEKLKLKYPDIRRDALFAVVGATAKRTKEILSGVIGEDANSQEFQELYAGIWVDCRPDYPSILRKEVPELLKEIQSRGYLVALASSTSRAGIEEVLTTCGLTEYFNYLVSGEEFKESKPNPEIYLHTADALQCTPGECLVVEDSTYGIMAAHGAGMTVASLIDERFGFDQSLADYHIPGLGEVLEILERLK; encoded by the coding sequence ATGATAAAAGCAGTCATATTTGACATGGATGGAGTTTTAATCGACAGCGAGATTGTGTACTTAAATCACATGCATGAGAAGCTGAAGCTGAAGTACCCTGATATCAGAAGGGACGCGTTGTTTGCTGTCGTGGGAGCCACTGCCAAAAGAACCAAGGAAATACTCAGCGGAGTGATCGGGGAAGATGCTAATTCCCAGGAGTTTCAGGAATTGTATGCCGGAATATGGGTCGATTGCCGGCCGGATTACCCTTCCATCTTAAGAAAAGAAGTCCCCGAGCTCTTAAAGGAGATTCAAAGCAGGGGCTATCTGGTGGCACTGGCATCCTCTACCAGCCGGGCAGGGATCGAAGAGGTGCTAACCACCTGCGGGTTAACGGAATATTTTAACTATCTTGTAAGCGGCGAAGAATTTAAGGAAAGCAAGCCTAATCCTGAAATTTATCTCCACACAGCCGATGCCCTCCAGTGCACCCCCGGGGAGTGCCTGGTGGTTGAGGATTCCACCTATGGGATCATGGCGGCACATGGGGCGGGAATGACCGTGGCTTCCCTTATTGATGAAAGGTTCGGTTTTGACCAGAGTCTTGCGGATTATCACATTCCTGGTCTTGGGGAGGTGTTGGAGATACTGGAACGGCTGAAATAA
- a CDS encoding MATE family efflux transporter: protein MGYNYGAGNWERVEQAKRFALKLTSGFCAFVTIEIIVFSRNIIELFSKNDAFVMKVGQEALILNSIVFVTLGFQLVYGTFFLALGKSKQGGILSICRQGVFFIPLVLILSRIFGVQGVLFAQPIADIANVLLTGSFAYGINYRMQVN, encoded by the coding sequence GTGGGATATAATTATGGAGCCGGGAATTGGGAAAGAGTGGAACAGGCTAAAAGGTTTGCATTGAAACTGACAAGCGGCTTTTGCGCCTTTGTTACCATAGAAATTATTGTTTTCTCAAGGAATATCATTGAGCTGTTTAGTAAGAATGATGCCTTTGTTATGAAAGTAGGCCAAGAAGCACTTATATTAAATAGTATTGTATTTGTGACATTAGGCTTTCAGTTGGTTTATGGCACCTTCTTTCTGGCGTTGGGAAAATCAAAACAGGGAGGTATTTTAAGCATATGCCGCCAGGGCGTGTTCTTTATCCCCCTCGTCCTTATTTTATCAAGAATCTTCGGTGTTCAGGGTGTGTTATTTGCACAACCTATTGCTGATATTGCAAATGTTCTTCTAACAGGATCTTTTGCTTATGGGATCAATTACAGAATGCAGGTTAATTAG